In the genome of Candidatus Manganitrophus noduliformans, one region contains:
- a CDS encoding alginate export family protein, with amino-acid sequence MPTNHPVPPFAEHARSLLEKRRTRRIASFLIAMLLLIESSLVLAVDEGRDGSVLTDSVEKKEPPPLDTDASPSLRIQIAPDLFLGARLQFSALRRENRDLAEEIEDDQTRLETLIDLAAQALPGEGLALFGEARLSRRRLSGDGEGLILEESKIRLRRAYLLWSGFPIASADLQIGRQRFSDSREWLYDENLDAVRMRVKGDLLDLELSVSTNLLDPEEPEDEMRNYILYATTRPGQKEKVSLYGIARRDRSEAGRDPTFLGISWRGRSIENQRYWLEAALVSGQDGSQALRGYGFDLGWTSRFDSPIEPSFTIGYAFGSGDPDPDDRIDRNFQQTGLQDNQAKFNGVVKFNYYGELFDPELSNIIIGTAGVGIIPYSKTSIDLVYHYYSQVYAYLERPNVFRDAGVKRRPSGRSRDLGQEVDLILGTKVIRNVQMALYSGIFMPGKAFPGSENAFFTEFKIQVSF; translated from the coding sequence ATGCCCACGAACCACCCGGTCCCTCCGTTCGCTGAACACGCGCGCTCCCTTTTAGAAAAGAGAAGAACGCGCCGGATCGCCTCCTTCCTGATTGCGATGCTTCTTTTGATCGAATCTTCCCTTGTTCTAGCGGTCGATGAGGGTCGTGACGGGTCCGTTCTGACCGACTCGGTTGAAAAGAAAGAGCCTCCTCCCCTCGATACGGATGCCTCCCCCTCGTTGAGGATCCAGATTGCCCCGGACCTCTTTCTGGGGGCGAGGCTTCAATTCAGCGCTCTCAGAAGGGAAAATCGGGACCTGGCGGAGGAGATCGAGGATGATCAGACCCGCCTGGAAACGCTTATCGACCTGGCGGCCCAGGCCCTCCCGGGGGAAGGCCTGGCGCTTTTCGGAGAAGCGCGCCTGTCGCGTCGGCGCCTTTCCGGAGACGGGGAGGGGCTGATTCTTGAAGAGTCGAAGATCCGTCTCAGAAGGGCATATCTTCTCTGGAGCGGTTTTCCCATCGCCTCCGCCGACCTTCAGATCGGACGTCAGCGGTTTTCCGATTCCCGGGAATGGCTCTATGATGAAAACCTCGATGCCGTCCGAATGCGGGTCAAGGGGGATCTTCTCGATCTGGAATTGTCCGTCAGCACCAACCTTCTTGATCCGGAGGAACCGGAAGATGAGATGCGAAATTATATCCTCTACGCCACCACCCGTCCCGGACAGAAAGAGAAGGTGTCGCTCTACGGCATCGCCCGGCGGGATCGGAGCGAAGCGGGCCGTGATCCGACGTTCCTCGGTATTTCTTGGAGGGGGAGGTCGATCGAGAATCAGCGTTACTGGTTGGAGGCGGCGTTGGTCTCGGGACAAGACGGCTCTCAGGCGCTGAGGGGATACGGATTCGATCTCGGCTGGACCTCCCGCTTTGATTCGCCGATCGAGCCTTCTTTTACAATCGGCTACGCCTTCGGATCGGGGGACCCGGACCCCGATGACCGGATCGATCGGAACTTCCAGCAGACCGGCCTTCAGGATAATCAAGCGAAGTTCAACGGCGTCGTCAAATTCAACTACTACGGGGAACTGTTCGATCCGGAGTTGAGCAATATCATTATCGGGACCGCCGGCGTCGGAATTATCCCCTATTCGAAGACTTCCATCGATCTTGTCTATCATTACTACTCTCAGGTCTATGCTTATCTCGAGCGTCCCAATGTGTTCCGCGACGCCGGCGTGAAGCGAAGACCTTCCGGAAGGTCGAGGGATCTGGGTCAGGAGGTCGATCTCATCCTCGGAACCAAGGTCATTCGTAATGTTCAAATGGCGCTTTACTCGGGCATCTTCATGCCGGGAAAAGCATTTCCAGGATCAGAAAATGCGTTTTTCACGGAATTCAAAATACAGGTCTCTTTCTAA
- a CDS encoding Ig-like domain-containing protein: MRFSRNSKYRSLSKGSRSTTLSVSLLFCLMLAGCGGIVPGPPPTVHSTQPAAGAADVPLNTAIAVTFSEEMDPNTITTGTFFLDRGATGTVSYAGLTATFTPSGPLAPSTTYTVTVTTGAKDLVGNSLEENHLWTFTTGTLSTTAPPADLSPPTVISTTPGPDEKDVSSNTAITVTFSEEMDPNTITTGTFFLDRGATGTVSYAGLTATFTPSGPLEFDRSYTATVTTGAKDLAGNPLEINQVWGFKTEKPPIR; the protein is encoded by the coding sequence ATGCGTTTTTCACGGAATTCAAAATACAGGTCTCTTTCTAAAGGGAGCCGTTCGACGACGCTTTCCGTGTCGCTGCTCTTCTGCCTGATGCTCGCCGGATGCGGAGGGATCGTCCCGGGTCCTCCTCCGACGGTCCACTCCACCCAACCGGCGGCGGGCGCCGCCGATGTGCCGCTCAACACCGCTATTGCCGTGACCTTCAGCGAAGAGATGGACCCGAATACGATCACGACCGGCACGTTCTTCCTGGACAGAGGGGCGACCGGGACGGTTTCCTACGCCGGTTTGACGGCGACCTTCACGCCGTCCGGCCCGCTGGCTCCTTCGACCACCTATACCGTCACGGTCACCACCGGGGCGAAGGATTTGGTCGGGAATTCCCTCGAAGAGAACCACCTGTGGACATTTACAACCGGAACCCTCTCCACAACCGCCCCCCCCGCGGATCTCTCTCCGCCGACGGTTATTTCTACCACCCCGGGACCCGATGAGAAAGATGTCTCCTCCAACACCGCCATTACCGTAACGTTCAGCGAAGAGATGGACCCGAATACGATCACGACCGGCACGTTCTTTCTGGACAGAGGGGCGACCGGAACGGTCTCCTACGCCGGCTTGACGGCGACCTTTACGCCGTCCGGCCCGCTGGAGTTTGACAGAAGCTACACCGCCACAGTGACCACCGGGGCGAAAGATCTGGCCGGAAATCCCCTCGAGATAAATCAGGTCTGGGGGTTCAAAACGGAAAAGCCGCCTATTCGCTAG